The Meiothermus sp. region CAGATCGGCAGCGGTCTCGGGCCGCACTTCGGAGAAAAACCGGAAGGTGCGAGCCTGCGGCGAGAGCCGCTCCAGGAATTCCACAAACAAAGGCCGGTCTTCGGGACGGGCGGGCCTTAAGGTAGCGGTGCGGCCATCCTTGAGCAGGATGGGGCCGGACTCGAGGGCGTACTGCGGTGTAGGGGGTGGAATGTAGCGCTGGGGCATAGAACCGTCCTATCTAACAGGATAGCGGCATTTACATAGGAAGACCGTCCCGCAAGGGGGATTTGTTGCCTTGTCCACACGAGGAACAGCGATGGAAAGGCCAAGGCCGGTCTGGCAAGGTGGGGTAAAGCAATCTGGGGTACCGCATCAGATGGAATCGCTTGCCGGTTCGCGATACTCTAAGGGCATGCGCTTCAAAATAAAGTTCTGGCTCGAGTCCGATAGCGGAAACTTTCTGTTGGGGCCCGGCACCTTGCGTCTGCTGGTGGCGGTGGCCGAGCAAGGCAGTCTGAAAGCCGGAGCCGGGGCCATCGGACTGAGCTACCGGGCTGCTTGGGACAGGCTCAAAAAGGCCGAGGAGGGGCTGGGTTTTCCTCTTCTGGAGCGCCACTCAGGTGGAGAAGGAGGTGGGGGCAGCACCCTTACTTCAGGGGCGATGGAGCTAGTAGAGCGGTATCGGCGTTTTGTGCAGGGGGTTCAAGGTGAGCTCGAGGCCCGCTTTGCCGAGGCCTTTGCCGACTGGCCTGAAACATCCC contains the following coding sequences:
- a CDS encoding winged helix-turn-helix domain-containing protein — encoded protein: MRFKIKFWLESDSGNFLLGPGTLRLLVAVAEQGSLKAGAGAIGLSYRAAWDRLKKAEEGLGFPLLERHSGGEGGGGSTLTSGAMELVERYRRFVQGVQGELEARFAEAFADWPETSRAAQSVKEKNVRRS